A region from the Salvia splendens isolate huo1 chromosome 15, SspV2, whole genome shotgun sequence genome encodes:
- the LOC121768630 gene encoding uncharacterized protein LOC121768630 isoform X2 translates to MNNIIWLPNSSGSVANGETCYDTSTRLDQKRPHQWFMDSFEQELSARKKQTVQPFKGTSGPVAMESSLWHDDSNFQSESLTQNLFNPKPVQSSNVADKNNPSNAASLNMERKEPGNLFGNDSSVYLTMSHAGNDSLRMNSGPRKVKVNEARIPENCWPELGRSTSIHGEKNDVMMSAFQRSNNNMFTGPTYNTAAGTISVNPAYSKLDKSFVSLGSSSSKIDGNFMLFNQYYNGPNKGDTHITVQGRQDAAVSSLGALYHKENSSILSMAEHSRKGDETTIVYGGFQNIVEEMERSGRLITSYGGLLNQSSAHSSEGLGQKDNTDQLSENDIPPSSSRPDGAAKNKVVKTKNGSSNNFPTNVKSLLSTGILDGVPVKYVSWSREKNLRGVVKGTGYMCSCKDCKLTKAVNAYEFERHAGCKTKHPNNHIYFENGKTIYAAVQELKNTPQEMLFDVMLNITGSAVNQKNFDIWKASYQAATKELKRIYGRDDLVAPS, encoded by the exons AACAACATCATTTGGTTGCCGAATAGCTCTGGTTCTGTGGCTAATGGGGAGACTTGTTATGACACTTCAACAAGACTTGATCAGAAACGTCCTCATCAGTGGTTTATGGATTCTTTTGAGCAGGAGTTAAGTGCTAGAAAGAAGCAAACAGTACAGCCTTTTAAAGGAACTTCAGGGCCTGTAGCTATGGAAAGTTCTTTGTGGCATGATGATTCCAACTTTCAATCTGAAAGTCTAACCCAGAACCTGTTCAACCCCAAGCCTGTGCAGAGTTCTAATGTGGCTGATAAGAATAACCCATCCAATGCTGCTTCCTTGAATATGGAAAGGAAGGAACCAGGGAACCTATTTGGAAATGACTCATCGGTTTATTTAACCATGTCTCATGCAGGCAATGACTCTTTGCGTATGAACTCCGGACCTAGGAAAGTAAAAGTCAATGAGGCGCGGATACCAGAGAATTGCTGGCCTGAGTTAGGGCGAAGTACCTCTATCCATGGGGAGAAGAATGATGTTATGATGAGCGCATTTCAAAGGAGTAACAATAATATGTTTACTGGACCTACTTATAATACTGCAGCGGGGACTATTTCAGTGAACCCTGCTTACAGTAAGCTAGACAAAAGCTTTGTTTCACTTGGAAGCTCCTCCAGCAAGATAGATGGAAATTTTATGCTCTTCAATCAGTACTATAACG GTCCTAATAAGGGGGATACACATATAACTGTTCAAGGTCGGCAGGATGCTGCTGTTTCTTCGTTGGGAGCTCTCTACCATAAAGAAAATTCGAGCATCCTATCAATGGCTGAGCACTCTAGGAAGGGTGATGAAACTACCATAGTATACGGAGGCTTTCAGAATATTGTTGAGGAGATGGAGCGCTCTGGCAGGCTCATAACTAGCTATGGTGGTTTACTAAATCAATCCTCTGCTCACTCTTCTGAGGGATTGGGGCAAAAAGATAATACAGATCAGCTAAGTGAAAATGATATCCCGCCATCTTCTTCCAGGCCAGATGGTGCTGCCAAGAATAAGGTTGTGAAGACAAAAAATGGATCGTCAAATAACTTTCCTACAAATGTTAAAAGCTTGTTGTCCACTGGCATTCTTGACGGGGTTCCAGTGAAATATGTTTCATGGTCGCGAGAG AAAAATCTCAGAGGAGTGGTGAAAGGGACTGGTTACATGTGTAGCTGCAAGGATTGCAAGCTTACAAAG GCTGTCAATGCTTATGAGTTTGAGCGTCATGCTGGTTGCAAAACCAAACACCCTAACAACCATATTTACTTTGAGAACGGGAAGACAATTTACGCAGCTGTCCAAGAACTGAAGAACACCCCTCAGGAAATGCTCTTTGACGTGATGCTAAACATAACAGGATCCGCAGTCAATCAGAAAAACTTCGATATATGGAAAG CATCATATCAAGCTGCAACCAAAGAGCTTAAACGCATTTACGGAAGGGATGACTTGGTCGCGCCATCCTAA
- the LOC121768630 gene encoding uncharacterized protein LOC121768630 isoform X1, translated as MNNIIWLPNSSGSVANGETCYDTSTRLDQKRPHQWFMDSFEQELSARKKQTVQPFKGTSGPVAMESSLWHDDSNFQSESLTQNLFNPKPVQSSNVADKNNPSNAASLNMERKEPGNLFGNDSSVYLTMSHAGNDSLRMNSGPRKVKVNEARIPENCWPELGRSTSIHGEKNDVMMSAFQRSNNNMFTGPTYNTAAGTISVNPAYSKLDKSFVSLGSSSSKIDGNFMLFNQYYNGIDNNVLSIGQALNRGNYNVNALGEHYEKENGNYSSVCPPYIRCQGNPFALDPFYSKLNETFMSAGPNKGDTHITVQGRQDAAVSSLGALYHKENSSILSMAEHSRKGDETTIVYGGFQNIVEEMERSGRLITSYGGLLNQSSAHSSEGLGQKDNTDQLSENDIPPSSSRPDGAAKNKVVKTKNGSSNNFPTNVKSLLSTGILDGVPVKYVSWSREKNLRGVVKGTGYMCSCKDCKLTKAVNAYEFERHAGCKTKHPNNHIYFENGKTIYAAVQELKNTPQEMLFDVMLNITGSAVNQKNFDIWKASYQAATKELKRIYGRDDLVAPS; from the exons AACAACATCATTTGGTTGCCGAATAGCTCTGGTTCTGTGGCTAATGGGGAGACTTGTTATGACACTTCAACAAGACTTGATCAGAAACGTCCTCATCAGTGGTTTATGGATTCTTTTGAGCAGGAGTTAAGTGCTAGAAAGAAGCAAACAGTACAGCCTTTTAAAGGAACTTCAGGGCCTGTAGCTATGGAAAGTTCTTTGTGGCATGATGATTCCAACTTTCAATCTGAAAGTCTAACCCAGAACCTGTTCAACCCCAAGCCTGTGCAGAGTTCTAATGTGGCTGATAAGAATAACCCATCCAATGCTGCTTCCTTGAATATGGAAAGGAAGGAACCAGGGAACCTATTTGGAAATGACTCATCGGTTTATTTAACCATGTCTCATGCAGGCAATGACTCTTTGCGTATGAACTCCGGACCTAGGAAAGTAAAAGTCAATGAGGCGCGGATACCAGAGAATTGCTGGCCTGAGTTAGGGCGAAGTACCTCTATCCATGGGGAGAAGAATGATGTTATGATGAGCGCATTTCAAAGGAGTAACAATAATATGTTTACTGGACCTACTTATAATACTGCAGCGGGGACTATTTCAGTGAACCCTGCTTACAGTAAGCTAGACAAAAGCTTTGTTTCACTTGGAAGCTCCTCCAGCAAGATAGATGGAAATTTTATGCTCTTCAATCAGTACTATAACGGTATAGATAACAATGTACTGTCTATTGGTCAGGCCTTAAACAGAGGGAATTACAATGTTAATGCCCTAGGAGAGCACTATGAAAAGGAAAACGGCAATTATTCATCAGTTTGTCCTCCATACATTAGGTGCCAGGGGAACCCATTTGCACTGGACCCTTTCTACAGCAAACTAAATGAGACTTTCATGTCTGCAGGTCCTAATAAGGGGGATACACATATAACTGTTCAAGGTCGGCAGGATGCTGCTGTTTCTTCGTTGGGAGCTCTCTACCATAAAGAAAATTCGAGCATCCTATCAATGGCTGAGCACTCTAGGAAGGGTGATGAAACTACCATAGTATACGGAGGCTTTCAGAATATTGTTGAGGAGATGGAGCGCTCTGGCAGGCTCATAACTAGCTATGGTGGTTTACTAAATCAATCCTCTGCTCACTCTTCTGAGGGATTGGGGCAAAAAGATAATACAGATCAGCTAAGTGAAAATGATATCCCGCCATCTTCTTCCAGGCCAGATGGTGCTGCCAAGAATAAGGTTGTGAAGACAAAAAATGGATCGTCAAATAACTTTCCTACAAATGTTAAAAGCTTGTTGTCCACTGGCATTCTTGACGGGGTTCCAGTGAAATATGTTTCATGGTCGCGAGAG AAAAATCTCAGAGGAGTGGTGAAAGGGACTGGTTACATGTGTAGCTGCAAGGATTGCAAGCTTACAAAG GCTGTCAATGCTTATGAGTTTGAGCGTCATGCTGGTTGCAAAACCAAACACCCTAACAACCATATTTACTTTGAGAACGGGAAGACAATTTACGCAGCTGTCCAAGAACTGAAGAACACCCCTCAGGAAATGCTCTTTGACGTGATGCTAAACATAACAGGATCCGCAGTCAATCAGAAAAACTTCGATATATGGAAAG CATCATATCAAGCTGCAACCAAAGAGCTTAAACGCATTTACGGAAGGGATGACTTGGTCGCGCCATCCTAA